In the Streptomyces sp. 3214.6 genome, GTCGGCGAGATGCGCGGCGTGCCGGCTGGTCACGGACATGTCGACGGCGAGCAGCTCGGAGAGATTGCTCATGCGCATGTCGCCGTGGCGGCCCAGCAGCGCCAGTACGGCGGCCGAGCCGGCGGAGCAGTCGTGCGGCAGGATCCGCCCGAGGTCCCGCTTCACGGCCCCGACGGCGCTGAGCTGACGCGCCAACTCCTCGTACTGCGCCTGCCCGGCCATCTCACACCTCCTGTTTTTGTTGCTTGGGGCAACCATAGGAGAGGTTGGTTGCTACAGGCAAATAAAACCGGCATGAGGGCCGTAAAAAGTTGGCAAAGGCAAGTATTGCGAGGGTAAATGTGCAGGTGGGGGCGTGGGCGAGGGTGGGGCGGCAGTCGACCGAGACGCCGCGTCGCAGGGGCCTGTTCAGTGCCCGTGTGGCGACCCCCACTTGGGGCGCCCCGCCCGGTTTCGCTAGTGTCTCGGCCCATGGCTAACACCCAGGGCCCCCAGGGCAACCACGACCCCGCCGGCAGCACCCAGATGTTCCGCGCGTTCGTCGACGAGGGCGCCCCCCGGGCCGCCCAGCCGGCTCCCGCACCGACCGGCTCCCGCATCGGCCTGATCGTCGGCGTCATCGCCGCCGTCGTGATCGTCGCCGCGGTCGCCTGGCTGGCGCTGAAGTAACGTCCGCACGGGGACGCCGGGTGACGGGTGGCGCCACGGCGTCACCGCGCCCCTTGACCTCTTCTCACTCCCACCGCACCGACACGTCCCGTGTCTCGATGTGCATCCCCAGCGGGACCCGCCACGCGTCGACGCAGACCGTCCAGGTCCTCTTCTCGCGCGCGTCGGCGGCGATCGGCGTCGGGAGCGGGGCCGTCGACTCGCGGGTCGCCCAGTCGATGCCGAGCGCGTCGATGACATGGGTCCCGAACGTGACCGTGCCGGAACGCACCGCTGTGCCACCGGAGTTGTGGAGCGTGAGGGTCACGTCCTCGCACCACCGCTGATCCGTGCCCGCGCGGACGGTGTCGCTCACGACGAGCACCGCCGGCCCGGCGGACGCGCCACCGGACGGGACCGGTGAGGGCGAAGGCGAGGCCGACCCCGGCGTCGTACGCCCACCCGAGCCACCCTCGGACGAGGCGCCCGCCGTGGACGAGGCGCCGCCGGTGGACGAGTTGCCCCCGGCGGGTGAGTCGGCCCCGGCCGACGAGCCACCCTGCGGTGAGCCGGGCTCCGGGACTCCGGTCGTCAAAGGGGCCTTCGCCCTCGCCCCCGCCGTGTCCTGCACTCCCGCCCCCGGATCGGGCTTCGCTGTAGGGGAGTTGCCCTCCCCGTCCAGCGGCACAAGCCGCACCCCGCCCGTCGGCTCCGCCGATCCGCTCGCACCCGTGCCCGGCGGCGCCGGACCGCCTGCCGCGCCGATCGCCACGTAGTCACCGCCGTGCCCGTCGCCCCCGCACCCGGCCAGCAGCCCGGCCGCCCCCACCAGCGCGACGACAACCGCCGACGCGCCCCATACAGCGCCCCGGCGACCACCTGCCCACGTCGGACTTCGCACCGAGCCAGTGTCTCTGACGCCCCGTCAGGAAGGAAGCCCCAGGAGAAACCCGCGCAGGCACCAGCCCGGTGGATCACGCGGTGGACACGGGCGCGTCACGCACTCCCGGCAGGCGCACCTCGATCAGGGGGCGTCTCGGTCCGGGGGGCGCTGTCGGTCCGAGGGGAGGACCCTCATCCACTGGCTCACCGGGCCGCCCAGGCACGACGACCCTCCCGCGACCTGATCCGCCGGTCCGGGCCTTCGGACCCGCCGAGCGGATCACGGGGTAGACGCAGGTGTGGCACGCACTCCCAGGAGGGTCACCTCGGTCAGGGGGCGCGCGCCTTGGTCCGGGGGGAGGACCCCATCCCTCGGCTCACCGGATCTGCCCAGGCACGGGCGGCCTTCCCGCGATCCGTTTCGCCGGGCCGGGCCCTCGGACCTGTCCAGCGGGTCATGCGGTGGACGCGGGTGTGGCACGCGCTTCCCCGGCGGGGACCTCAGCGGTGTTGTCGGCGGTTGTCGACTCGACCGCTCTCGACTCCCCCGCTCTCGACTCCGCTGGAGCGGGGAGGGGCGCCGATCGTGTCGACGCCTCCTCCGCCTTGCGGCTGCCGCGCCCCCGCCTCGGCTGGGCTTGAGCGGGGGGATCCGGGGATCCCCATCGCCCAGCTCACCGGTGCTGATGCGGTGCCGTCCGCTTTCCTACGGCTTGATCGGCCGGACAGCCCTAGTCGGAGATCAAGCCGTCGCGCAGCTGGGCCAGCGTGCGGGTGAGCAGGCGCGAGACGTGCATCTGGGAGATGCCGACCTCCTCGCCGATCTGGGACTGGGTCATGTTGGCGAAGAAGCGCAGCATGATGATGCGTCGCTCGCGCGGCGGCAGCTTGGCCAGCAGCGGCTTGAGGGACTCGCGGTACTCCACGCCCTCCAGCGCCGTGTCCTCGTAGCCGAGGCGGTCGGCCAGGGAGCCCTCGCCGCCGTCGTCCTCGGGCGCCGGGGAGTCCAGCGAGGAGGCCGTGTACGCGTTGCCGACGGCGAGGCCGTCGACGACGTCCTCCTCGGACACGCCCAGGACCGCGGCCAGTTCGGCGACCGTCGGGGAGCGGTCCAGCTTCTGGGAGAGCTCGTCGCTGGCCTTGGTGAGGGCCAGGCGCAGCTCCTGGAGGCGGCGCGGCACGCGCACCGACCACGACGTGTCGCGGAAGAAGCGCTTGATCTCGCCCACGACCGTCGGCATCGCGAACGTCGGGAACTCGACGCCCCGTTCGCAGTCGAAGCGGTCGATCGCCTTGATCAGGCCGATGGTGCCGACCTGGACGATGTCCTCCATCGGCTCGTTGCGCGAGCGGAAGCGAGCCGCCGCGTAGCGCACGAGGGGGAGGTTGAGCTCGATGAGGGTGTCCCGGACGTACACGCGCTCGGGGCTGTCCTCGGCGAGTGTGGCCAGTCGCAGGAACAGGGAGCGGGACAGGGTGCGGGTGTCGATGGCCCCCGTGGCCGTGGTGAGGGCCGGGGCCTGGGCGGCCTCGGGGGCTGTGACGTCGTCGAGCACGTCGGGCTCGACAGGCACGACGGGCGCGGTCTCGCTCTTCGTGAGCGTGAGCACCTTCGAGCTGCCCTGATCTGCGGACATGCCACCCCCTTTGGGTCGCGGGACGGTCGCGGCGAACATTCCCGCTTGAGGAACGTCAGCCTTCACCTGAATACCGGCGCCGAAGCCCCGGCAAACGCGCTTCCGGCAGAATGTCACATGTCGGCAACACGCTGTAGTGACATGTCGACATGTGAGTAACGAATCGGCCCTGGAAACAGGGGGTGTGACGGTTTTTCAGCGCAGATCTGTCGGGAACGGCCCTGGTGAGCGATTCGCTCCCAACGGTGACGTCTCGGTCGCGCGTGCGATCCCCGATCGAGGGACGACTGAAGCCGGGTCCCGGCTCACGCCTCGATGCGGTTCGCCGAGCGCAGCCGCTGGAAGCTACGTGCCAGTAGCCGGGAGACGTGCATCTGGGACACGCCGAGTTCCGCGCTGATCTGGGACTGCGTGAGGTTGCTGTAGTAGCGCAGCAGCAGGATGCGCTGTTCGCGCTCCGGGAGTTGGACCAGGAGGTGGCGGACGAGGTCGCGGTGCTCCACGCCGTCCAGCGCCGGGTCCTCGTAGCCGAGGCGGTCCAGCAGGCCCGGCAGGCCGTCGCCCTCCTGGGCCGCCTCCAGGGAGGTGGCGTGGTACGAGCGGCCCGCCTCGATGCAGGAGAGCACCTCGTCCTCGCCGATGCGCAGCCGCTCCGCGATCTCGGCCGTCGTCGGGGTGCGCCCGAAGGCGGTCGTCAGGTCCTCCGTCGCGCTGTTGACCTGCACCCACAACTCGTGCAGCCGGCGCGGCACGTGGACCGTGCGGACGTTGTCGCGGAAGTACCGCTTGATCTCGCCGACGACCGTCGGCATCGCGAACGTCGGGAACTGTACGCCCCGGTCCGGGTCGAAGCGGTCGATGGCGTTGATGAGGCCGATGGTGCCGACCTGGACGACGTCCTCCATCGGCTCGTTGCGGGAGCGGAAGCGGCCGGCCGCGTAGCGCACGAGCGGCAGATTCGCCTCGATGAGCGCCCCGCGCACCCGATTGTGCTCCGGCGTGCCCGGCTGGAGCTCCTTGAGCTCGGCGAAGAGAACCTGGGTCAGTGCCCGGGTGTCGGCGCCGCGGCGTCGCTCGGGCGTCGGGGTGGCCTCCGCGGCGGCCTCCGGGACGGCGACGGCTTCCAGGGCGGGTGCCGGAGCGGGTGCCGGGGGTGCCTCTTGCTGAGGCGGCGCAGTACTGGCCGACACGGTCAACGCCACCTCTTCGTCAGGTCAACAGCGGTCAACTCATCCGTCAAAAGCGGTCATAGCATCACAAGACATGTGCACTGTGTGCAAGCACCCCATAACTCCGTGTTGAGGGAGAAGTTGGGGCTTTGTTGGTGATGCAGGACGCGCAAAAGCCCCCCGCCGTTCGGGCGGAGGGCTTCGTACTGCCGAGTACTGCCGACGGAGGCGGCTCAGAACTCGTAGTCGGCGACCACCCAGGTGGCGAACTCCCGCCACAGGGCGACGCCCGCCTGATGGTCCGGGTGCTCGATGTACCGCTTCAGTGCGTCCGCGTCCTGGACCGCCGAGTTGATCGCGAAGTCATAGGCGATGGGGCGCTCGCTGATGTTCCAGCCCAGCTCCCAGAAGCGCAGTTCCTCGATCTGCTCGCCCAGCGCCCGGAAGGCCGCCTCGCCGCGCGCGACCCGGGGATCGTCACGCCGGACGCCCTCGTTGAGCTTGAACAGGACCAGGTGGCGGATCATGGGCACTCCCAGTGCGTACGACGGCCCCGGCTACCGCGCCCCGTCGGCGAGCCAGGTGAAGAAGTCTCCGATGGCCTTGGCGGCGTCCGATATGCCCTCGAAGCCTATCTGGACGTAGTCCGCCGCCTTTGCCGGGTCCGTGATGATCACGTAGAGCACGAAGACCACAAGCACGTAGACGGCGATCTTCTTGGCGTTCACCGCCACCTGGCCTCCCCTGTATGCGCCCACTTGGGCCCCTGTTGCCGGCGGCGAGTGTAACCGCCCGTCCGATTTTCACACTGCTTTTGAGCATTCGCGGCGCGTTCATGAACGGCGGCCCGTTCGTGAACCGTTCGGGGGGCCTCATCCGATGAAGGGTTGAAGGCCGCCGGACGGAGGCGGGCGAAGAGGGTGAGAAGGAGAGACCCATGACGCTGCAACTGCTGTCAGCCGTAGCCGTCCCGATGGTCATCGTGGCCATGCTGCACGTCGGGGCGTTGCTCGACTGCGTCCGCACCCCCGAGGAGCGCGTTCGCCACGTACCCAAGCTGCTGTGGCTGCTGTTCATGTTCAGCGCCCCGATCGTCGGCGGCCTCACCTGGACCTACCTGGGCAAGTGGCCCGAGCCGAGCGAGCAGAGCACGCACATAGCCGACATGACGAAGGGCCCGGTTCATCGAACCGGACCCTTCGGCCACAGCGGTAGCGGAGGGATTTGAACCCTCGGTGACTTGCGCCACACTCGCTTTCGAGGCGAGCTCCTTCGGCCGCTCGGACACGCTACCGAGAGAGACCCTACAACAAGGTGAGCCCCGGTTTGAAATCGGTATTCGGGATGTGGATCAGCGATCGCGGAAGAAGTCCGTGAGGAGCCCCGCGCACTCCTGCGCGAGGACGCCTTCGACGACTTCCGGGCGGTGATTGAGGCGCCGGTCGCGGACGACGTCCCAGAGGGAGCCGACCGCGCCCGCCTTGTCGTCCCGGGCGCCGTAGACGACCCGGTCCACCCGGGACTGCACGACCGCGCCCGCGCACATGGTGCACGGTTCGAGCGTCACGACGAGCGTGCAGCCGGACAGCCGCCACTCGCCCGGCCGTCGCCCACCACCACTGTTGCCGGGGGCGGTGTGTGTCGCCGCGTCCTTCAGGTTCGCGGCCGCCCGCCGGATGGCGAGCACCTCCGCGTGGGCCGTCGGATCGCCGCCCGCCTCGCGTTCGTTGTGGCCGGTGGCGAGGACCGTCGTGCCGTCCGGAGCCAGCACGACGGCGCCGACCGGGACGTCCCCGCCCCGGGCGGCCAGCCGGGCCTCGTCCAGGGCGAGCCGCATCGCGGCCCGCCAGGGATCGCGGACGGGGTCCGGCGGGGCCTGTGGTGCGGTCAGCGGACGGTCTCCAGGACCTCCGAGGCACCGAGGGCGTCGGCGATCTCGGTGAGCGCGTCCTCGGACAGCGACTTCAGTTCCTTCTCGCCGACGCCGAGATCGTCGAGGATGGCGGCGTCGCCGACCGGGCCGTGCGGCACGGCCTCGGCGGAGCCGCCGCCCTGCGGGTCGTCGGAGTCCTCGTCCTCGTCCTCACCGTCTTCGGTGCCGTCGAGGTCGAGGGCGTCCAGATCCGTGTCGTTGTCATCCGGATCCCTTCCGAGCAGTTCGTCGGTGAGCAGGATCTCGCCGTACGAGCTGCGGGCGGCGGCAGCGGCGTCGGAGACGAAGATGCGAGGGTCCTCCTCGCCGTCGATGCGGACGACCCCGAACCAGGAGTCCTCCTGCTCGATCAGCACGAGCACCGTGTCCTCGTCGGGAGAGGCTTCCCGGGCCAGGTCGGCCAGATCCGACAGGGTCTCCACATCGTCGAGCTCTGTGTCGCTCGCTTCCCACCCGTCTTCGGTGCGCGCGAGCAGTGCGGCGAAGTACACCGTGACTCTCCCACTGGTCATAGGCGTGCCGGTTGGGGGTCCCCCCGGCGGAGGTTACGGGCGGAGAGAGCTCAGGCTCCGAGCCCCACCCACTCGGAATCGTGGCAGAAACAAGGCGTTCAGGGGACGTCTTCGGCTCCCTGTGTCCGGTGGTTTTGATCGCACGTACGTGAGGTCGTCCGTGCGCGACTCACCAGCACACTCGTTGCCGCCACCAGCGGATCGTACGCGGCTTTCCCGCGGGCCCACGCACGCCCACTCCATGGGACACCCATGATGGTGGCGATCTTCCCCGTATGCCCCAAGTCCCGTACGGCAACGGCTGCCGCGCGGCTACCAGCGGAACGTGCGCATGCGCATCGCGTGGCGCAGGCGGGCGGTCTTCGCGCGGCGGGGCTGGACCCGGTCGCGCAGTTCGCGGGCCTCGGCCAGCTCGCGCAGGAACCGGGCGCGGCGCCGGCGGCGCTCGGCGTCGGACTCGGGCGGCTGCGTCTCCGGCGCGTCGCGGTCCGGCGAGTCGGGCAGGTCGGGCACGTCAGGCATCAGCACACCACCCCGGGTACCCCGGTCCGTCTCCATACCTTTCCCTCACTTTCCCTCCGACGAGCGGTTTGATGCCAGCGAACGGCCGAAGTCGGGGGGAGAGGCTCACTGTGTGTGGGGACGCCGGGCGGGTTCGGCCCGGTTACTGTTGTGGACATGCGTCTCCACGTCGTCGACCACCCTCTGGTCGCCCACAAGCTCACCACGCTGCGCGACCAGCGCACGGACTCCGCGACCTTCCGCCGGCTGGCCGACGAACTGGTCACCCTGCTCGCCTACGAGGCCACGCGTGACGTGCGCACCGAGCAGGTCGACATCAAGACGCCGGTCGCCCCGACCACCGGCGTCAAGCTCTCCTACCCGCGCCCGCTCGTCGTGCCGATCCTGCGCGCAGGCCTCGGCATGCTGGACGGCATGGTCCGGCTGCTGCCGACCGCCGAGGTGGGCTTCCTGGGCATGATCCGCAACGAGAAGACGCTGGAGGCGTCCACGTACGCCACGCGCATGCCGGAGGACCTCTCGGGCCGCCAGGTGTACGTCCTGGACCCGATGCTGGCCACCGGCGGCACGCTGGTCGCCGCGATCCGTGAGCTGATCCGGCGCGGCGCCGACGACGTGACGGCCGTGGTGCTGCTCGCCGCCCCGGAGGGCGTGGAGATCATGGAGCGTGAGCTCGCGGGCACCCCGGTCACCGTCGTCACGGCGGCCGTCGACGACCACCTCAACGAGCACGGCTACATCGTCCCGGGCCTCGGAGACGCGGGCGACCGGCTGTACGGCGCGGCGGAGTAACCCTGTCACTGACCGGCTGACCGGCTGACCGGCTGACCGGCACCGGCGGGGTGGGTGGGCAGCGGCTGAGCAGGGGGGCTGCTAGCAGGCCTTCTTCGTGCCGGTGCCCGCTGTCGGCTGCGGTGCGTACAGGGCCGTGAGGGCCTTGGTCGCATCCGCCTGGCTGGTGAGCGCCTTGAAGCCGTTGCCGATGATCAGGTCGAGGGCCGGGCCGGTGCGGGCGGCGTCGGTGCGGCGCTCGGCGGTGCTGAGCTGGGTGGCGAGGACCGGCAGCGAGGTGTTCAGGGAGGACGCGGGGCCGAGCAGTAGCCCGG is a window encoding:
- a CDS encoding RNA polymerase sigma factor SigF; this translates as MSADQGSSKVLTLTKSETAPVVPVEPDVLDDVTAPEAAQAPALTTATGAIDTRTLSRSLFLRLATLAEDSPERVYVRDTLIELNLPLVRYAAARFRSRNEPMEDIVQVGTIGLIKAIDRFDCERGVEFPTFAMPTVVGEIKRFFRDTSWSVRVPRRLQELRLALTKASDELSQKLDRSPTVAELAAVLGVSEEDVVDGLAVGNAYTASSLDSPAPEDDGGEGSLADRLGYEDTALEGVEYRESLKPLLAKLPPRERRIIMLRFFANMTQSQIGEEVGISQMHVSRLLTRTLAQLRDGLISD
- a CDS encoding RNA polymerase sigma factor SigF; protein product: MTVSASTAPPQQEAPPAPAPAPALEAVAVPEAAAEATPTPERRRGADTRALTQVLFAELKELQPGTPEHNRVRGALIEANLPLVRYAAGRFRSRNEPMEDVVQVGTIGLINAIDRFDPDRGVQFPTFAMPTVVGEIKRYFRDNVRTVHVPRRLHELWVQVNSATEDLTTAFGRTPTTAEIAERLRIGEDEVLSCIEAGRSYHATSLEAAQEGDGLPGLLDRLGYEDPALDGVEHRDLVRHLLVQLPEREQRILLLRYYSNLTQSQISAELGVSQMHVSRLLARSFQRLRSANRIEA
- a CDS encoding Dabb family protein produces the protein MIRHLVLFKLNEGVRRDDPRVARGEAAFRALGEQIEELRFWELGWNISERPIAYDFAINSAVQDADALKRYIEHPDHQAGVALWREFATWVVADYEF
- a CDS encoding PLDc N-terminal domain-containing protein, with the translated sequence MTLQLLSAVAVPMVIVAMLHVGALLDCVRTPEERVRHVPKLLWLLFMFSAPIVGGLTWTYLGKWPEPSEQSTHIADMTKGPVHRTGPFGHSGSGGI
- a CDS encoding nucleoside deaminase, whose amino-acid sequence is MRLALDEARLAARGGDVPVGAVVLAPDGTTVLATGHNEREAGGDPTAHAEVLAIRRAAANLKDAATHTAPGNSGGGRRPGEWRLSGCTLVVTLEPCTMCAGAVVQSRVDRVVYGARDDKAGAVGSLWDVVRDRRLNHRPEVVEGVLAQECAGLLTDFFRDR
- a CDS encoding tRNA adenosine deaminase-associated protein; translated protein: MYFAALLARTEDGWEASDTELDDVETLSDLADLAREASPDEDTVLVLIEQEDSWFGVVRIDGEEDPRIFVSDAAAAARSSYGEILLTDELLGRDPDDNDTDLDALDLDGTEDGEDEDEDSDDPQGGGSAEAVPHGPVGDAAILDDLGVGEKELKSLSEDALTEIADALGASEVLETVR
- the upp gene encoding uracil phosphoribosyltransferase, whose product is MRLHVVDHPLVAHKLTTLRDQRTDSATFRRLADELVTLLAYEATRDVRTEQVDIKTPVAPTTGVKLSYPRPLVVPILRAGLGMLDGMVRLLPTAEVGFLGMIRNEKTLEASTYATRMPEDLSGRQVYVLDPMLATGGTLVAAIRELIRRGADDVTAVVLLAAPEGVEIMERELAGTPVTVVTAAVDDHLNEHGYIVPGLGDAGDRLYGAAE